From the genome of Oryza glaberrima chromosome 1, OglaRS2, whole genome shotgun sequence:
AGCAAGTGGAAGAGGATGAGCAGTAAAGGGACGGCCAGTACTTCTCAAGCGTCGGCTTCAGGGGCAATATCTACACCACAAAAATCGAATGACGAATCCATGCATCGATAAGGTTAGCACCAAAGCACAACCACCTTGTCATTGTCACTCTTTCAATTAACCGTGTAAGCATCGAGCATTCGAGCTACaaagaggaggagctctgcAGCCAAGTACCTTGTCCATGTCGAAGCTGGTGTGGCGGCAGCACGCCGGCCAGGTCCCGTCGTCGTAGTCCGGCCACAGCCCATCTGTTCATCCAGTACGCAAaatacacacgcacacacatcGATCAATCAGAAATTGATTCGCTCGAGCAGCAAACGGCATCCAAATCGAACGCGAGGGTGGGAttaaaccgatcgatcgagcagccgCGCGGCGCACTTACGGATCGTGAACGTCTGGAGCGGCTCCGAGCTGCAAAAGCAACCGcatcaggggaaaaaaaaaatctccgaaggtcgcggcgcgcgcgcgaaaATCGCAACGACCACCAAAACCGGCCGACGAGcgcgcgcgtgcggcggcggcggtgggaggagaCGGGGAGGAGGCTCTACCGGCAGCATCCGTTGATGGCGCAGCAGTGACGGGTTGAGGCGCAGATGGTGCCAGGCCACTGCAGCGCCAGCGCGAAGTAGTCGAACTCCCGCTGCTTCTTCCCCACCGCGTgacgcgccgacgccgaccgcgCGACCGCCGCTCCGAACAGatcggcggcgaccaccaccaccaccaccaccaccgcccagATCGCCACCATGCGCGGCGccttcctcgccgtcgccatcgccgccgccgccgccgcctcgccctcgacTGATTCCGCCTTCCTCTTCTCTGCGGCTTGGTTGTACGGTCAATTCGCTCGGCGTGGCGGCCACGTGGATTTATTTGGATGCGGTTACCGCGATGGTCgtctcactgacaggtggggccctcCCGCCGCCAAATCAGAAATTACTGCACCATTTCTGTTTTCAGTTAGTTACAAGTGATTTGGTGGTTAGCATTTTTATCGAGAGATATTTTTCCGCAAAATTCATCcatttcaaactttcaaagtAGTGGGCTTCAAATGGATTGTTATTCGCTTTGAAGTATTCGAGTTGTTTTCTACAcattttttctcagaattcATGTGAATTTTTTTCCAGATTGGTTAAGATACAGAGCCCTGCAAGGTGAAGCAACCGGAGGCTGATTACCATTTTGGCCCGGGATGCCATGGCATGTGGATTTGGTAACTTTGGAATATTCCTTATATGATTAAGGCCAAAAGGTGACATTAATCAGCATCTGATCAAACAAATCTTAGAACGCAAATAATCCGAGGTCAATCAGAAAGCAGGCGCTTGTACAGCGATAGGTTGAGATGCGTAAAGTGAACGGAACAGAGAGCACGAAGCTCCCAGACTTCAGCGAAATATTCGCTGAGAACATAAACGCTGTGATGTGATATTCAGCGAAAATATTATAGCTGCTGACAAATTATGAAATCTAGCACAATGGTTTTGACACAAAAACATGAGATTGGCAATTGTTAACGGCGCGCTTGAATTTGGAAATGACGGGATGCTGCAAATTTGCAGACAATTCAGAATTACAGATTTACAGAAACTGAGATGCAGTAAAAGTTCTGCATAACTCAGCATGGGATTTTCAGTTGCTTTATAATCAATTGAATTGCATATAGAATTACAGATGCAGACGTTACTGTATGTGTGCCTGGTGGGTTTCTTGCTGTACATCTCATTCCTGAGTCATCAGAGCCGTGTTTATATTGTAGAATACTCACAGTGAGATGTGAGATCTACTGATATGATTGGTGCTCAACGTTGACTTGGTTACTGATTCCTTCTGTAGAACTGCCAAATGCTGCAAGTGCAACCGGAGTGtcagaaaaagggaaaacacaTGGGATGAACAAGGTATGTTTTCATTGAGAAGGTAAAGTCACATGAATTGCAGAAGATGACTGAAACAATTATACTATTGTTCTATTAGCACAAGGCATGCATTTCTCCAGATAATAAGTGTCAAAACTGAGAGAATTATTTCAGAAAACCTATCTTTAAAACAAGAGAAGGTAAAGCCACATAAATTCAAGAAGAAGATGATTAAATGAACTATATTGTTCAATTAGTACTATTTCAGAAAACCTAGTACTatttcagaagttcagaaaacATAGTTTCTATTGCATGTACTGTCTGTTCATTTCAGTGACTGATAATTGGCACAAACAGATAACTCACCGTGTGGTTTATATGATGGTAAAGTGACGTATCGAGGGCAATGGTTTCTTCTAACAGAGTTCTCACCCTCAACTAAGCAATCGCGAGGCTGCAAAAATACGCTATTTAGTTCAATTATGAATTTGAGAAATGCTCAGAAGAATCTGCACTTGACGATAAATGTTTATCACGAAAGCCACatagtaaaaataataatttcaaggACACTTGAGAACTGGGAGCCTGGGATATCCATTCCAGTTGTCTATCTCAACACTCTATGTTTAGCCgttttgaaaaaatatgtatGTTTTGTTATTGCATAATCTAGGGCCTACTGTGACTCGATTAAAAATTAGGCCCTGCCCTTCTAATATCACTATAACAGGAGAAATTCCTACTTTGACCGATTTAATCAAATCTGAATATGTAAGGACATGATGACATAATAATGTGCTTCACTCACAAATACATCAAAATTACCTGATAATCCTTGTGGAAGCAGAGCCTCAGTTCTTGAACTGAGCCGTTTTTACACACAATAGATGGCATTGCCCCAAAGGAAAATTCAATAGCAGAGACGATATGACCAACTAAGTATTTCCTGCCTCCTCTAGGATAAATATGTGCTTTCTTCAGAGCTTTCTGCAAGACCAGAGTGAGAACTATATCAATGTGCTGAGGAAATGTTACAACCTCAAATACCTTGCGCATATGTATATAATATTGAATTAAGATTCTTTTTTGACGCGGGATATTGAATTAAGATGGGAGGTGATTATTTATAGTTTCACGAATTCATATCATGAAACCAAATACTATCCACTAACCGTCACATTATATTTGCTGTAAAGGTACAGTGCTGTAGAGAAGTAGTCGTATTCATCCTGTATTTCAGGGTAACCACATGTTCCATGAGTTTCTGCCCAAAAATGTGGAGTATTAGATACAATAAAAATGGAGCCGCATCATCTGGCACGCTTAGGAAAGTTTAGGTTGGGATGCTCCTGCCAATTAGAGGTCAAACCTTTTCATGCAGCTTCTGAACTGTCTGTTTGTGACCAGATAAATTATACGTAAAAAAGACATAAAGCAGTCCCTTTTTAATACATACGAGGAACTAACTGAATTTGTCATGTTCAAAAAAACTCATGGAATGCAGTCAGTCTGTCTTCAGTGATTCGAGGACAGGAATTATTCATGGTGTAAGAAACTATAAAGATTCTTTTCTCAAGCATTGGCAACATGATATTTTAAACAAAAGGAATTTTGTAGTACTTATCTTATCTAGGAATAACAATTTTGACAACATTAAGGAGCAGAACAACAAGTTCAGAAATCACATACCCCACTGACGAATGTCGAGTAAAGCATCAGCACATGAACAAGAGTCAAGAGGAAAAAAGGGTAAGATGTCAGTAATTTCTCCTCATCAAATCACATATCTCATTTAGATACCAATGTCTACCTCATGCACCCAAAATGGCCTTTTCCCACCAAAGCAGGTTGAGAAAGAGCCGCAGTACAAGGACGGCCAGTACTCCTCGAGTATCGTCTTCAACCTCGAGATCTGTCACAAGGTAAAACCAGATAAATACACACCCACATTGACATGCCAATCTTACAGCAAGAAGCTAGCAGTTCTTCATCAAATTGGGGGGGAAAACGACCACATCCCAATATCCCATTCTGAAGATAAGATGGGTGGTTGGCAGCCACCTTGTTGCCGTCGAATGTGGTTGGCCTGCAGCAGGATGGCCATCCCCCATAGCTGTACTGCGGCCACAGCCCATCTATTCCAACAAATTAAGAATATGAATTCACGAATTGATACAATCGATTATCAATTTAGCTTCTGATCCGCAAGAACTCATACACACTTACGGATCGTGAAGAATTTGAGCGGATGTGAGCTGCAGAGACGGAAAAGGGGGAGAAGCACCAGGTGAGCAAATCAATCCAAGCTGACAATGGCGAAACTAGCCAAGAAAGGGAGGGATGGGGGGTCACCGGCAGCAGCCATTGGAGCTGCAGCAATGGCTGGTCTGGCGGCAGACGGTGCCCGGCCACTGCAGCGCCAGCACGTAGTAGTCGAACCCGGCccaccgccgcttcctcccgacccctcccgccgccgacgcccgcggcggcagcagcgcgcCGGACatcacggcgacggcgaggcagaGCGCCGAAAGAGAGATCACCAGCCGCTGCCTCTTCCTCTCCATCCTCCTCCCGCGCGGCCGCGTTTTCTTGGCTTGTCACCCGGATCTTGTACTGGTAGTTGTACTGTCCATTACCGCATCAATCAAAGAAAATCGGAGTAGCTTGGAGAGCATGGCAAGGTATGATTTTGACTTGGATTATTAGCTTAAACATCGCATCGGGGTTAACGTCGATGATCTATCTTGGCAGCCTTGCTGCAGAGTTGCAGATGGCTTGGTTTGGTGGTGAAGTTTGCACTTAGCACAAAGCTACGTGAAAGCTGCTTGCCATGTCATTTCTGGGCTTCGTTTGCTTCCATGGAGGGTGCAGAAAATCATCTGCAAGCTATTATTGCTTTGCCGATGTGAGCGGCAAGGGAGgatttaaaagattttttttttgtttatttgggAGGATAAACTTGAATTTGTTAAAAAGCAAGTGAAATTTATGCAAATTTTGAAAGAATGTATGCAAATATACAagctctttctctttttccttgaTTACAGGCGCCCGATTGTCTTTCAGTGTTCCCCCTATTTCCTGTTACCCTGATGACTAACAGGTATTAgttgtaaaatatatttttccctTCTAATATATCGATGCGCAAGGATTGTGCGcgttcagaaaaagaaaaaagaagaagaaagggaggtAAAAAAAATGGCTCAAACTCGTTGGAAACGAAAGGAGCCCAATCTGAAGAAGGCCAAACTTGGGCCCAAATTGAGCCCATATAATGAGGCGGgcctgtggggcccactaaGCACTAAGGAGACAAAAGAGGCTCGCTCCCACGACTCCATCGTCTTCTCCTTTCccccgccgttgccgcctcTTCCCCTCTCGTCTCCGGCCACAAGTCCACCGCGGGAGATCAACATGGTTGTGGCGCCGCCGGCCTTCACCGGCAACCTCAAGGTCAGTTACCTCCTCTCCGGTAGATGGCATCGAGGTCTCCGTAGAGCGAGCCGCGCTGTCCTCCTCTCGCATATTTCGGCTGGCGCTGAGACCTAATGTAACCTGGATCcacccacggcggcggcgcgggcgcggtgcCCCGTGGAATAGGAGCTTGTGCGCGTGTGCTCTCCGCAAAGCACCGGGTGGGGTGGAGGGATGTGTGGTGTTTTGGGTTTCGGCGGGAGCCGTCGCCCATCAGGTTCTCCTCGTGGGCATGAGCTTTCGTTCACATGTAGTGTACCGGTGTTGTTGTAGCCGCAGTCAGAGTGGGTGATCGCCGAGATGGGGTCTATTTGGTTGTCTGCTGATTGAGAATGTGCATACTGCAGCTGGTTGAAACCGTCAGATACCAGAGCGACATGCGTGTTTGTCTTGCCTTTAGGCTTTGATACTGATGAAATGTGAGTCTGATCCTAGAGATAGCATAACCTGCGTGTGGTCGTTTGTAGCGTGGCCTGCAGGAGGTCGTTTGTAGCAGCTGGGATACCACGGGCAAGGGACGAGCTGTTGGCTTTTCGCAAACGTGTAGTACATCCATTCACGGTAGAGCCAGTTAGGCCAGTTAGGTTCAGTATAGAGAGATTCACATCAGTTCTTGATGTGGACTAGCTTCATGAGTTGTGAAACTCTAAAGTTGTAATAAACAGTGGTGTGCTGATGGATCTAGATGGCGTATTGATGATCGAATACAATTATACAATAgtagatatatattttgagtTGCCTTTGCTACGTATTGTGATTCTGGTAGTGTATTCATCCTGCCAATGATTCCTCATAATACCCCCAAAAATTGTAGGGATACAGAATCTGCAGTGACATGCTGATTGAATGgtgaaaaatcaagtttttttgATTATTTCATTATTACAGCAAGCAGCATATCTGTGTTTATATTGCACTGAGCGAAGGAAGCTGTATACATTTGTTTCCCCTTGAAAAGGAATGGAGTCTATAATTGAAACATCTAGATAGCTATCCAATATGAATCCTGTTCTACATCTAGCCTATAGTTTCGGTCTCTTAGTTTGGAATTACATTAATAAGATAAGATTTTTGAGCTTCAACCTACTAAATTTGAAGTACTGGTACTGACAGTCCTGTTGTTTGAACTGAGCAGAAAGCACTTGCAGGTTTGAGAAGAATCAATTTAGATGGATTGAGATGGCGTGTATTTGACGCAAAGGGCCAGGTTACCAACTTTGTGCTGGTTCCAGTTGTTAAGAAAATATTAATGGGTAATGGTTTTTTTACCAAGCCTTTGTTTGTGTGATACGTCCTTGGACGGTTGGCGTCCCAAATAGCTGTTGTGCTTCAGGGCAAGGACAAGCCAACGTATGCACCACATGTGGAAAACGGAGACATGTGCGTTGTGCTTAATGCGAAAGATATTAGTGTCACAGGAAGAAAAATGACCGATAAGATCTACTACTGGCACACAGGGTTTGTATATTTCTAGCTAATACTGTTGAATACCTTTTGGTTTTATTATTTACAATTGCCTGTTGTGTGTTTTTTCAAATAGGTATATTGGCCATTTAAAGGAACGAAGACTCAAGGACCAGATGGAAAAAGACCCAACTGAAGTAATTCGCAAAGCTGTCATGCCCATGCTTCCTCGCAATAGATTGCGTGATGTAAGTGAAACATCATTTCTCTTTGTTTCTGATTGGAGACTTGATGATAGATTTATTTGGTGCTATCTATACACTCCTTAGTTGTCTGAAATGTAACACTGTAATTATTGTTGTACGCATCTTTACAAGGGTGCTTCTATTTCTTAATTGTAGCAACATCAGTTAAGTTTTCACACTAGACAGTATGTCTTCTCGTT
Proteins encoded in this window:
- the LOC127772032 gene encoding ribonuclease 2-like is translated as MERKRQRLVISLSALCLAVAVMSGALLPPRASAAGGVGRKRRWAGFDYYVLALQWPGTVCRQTSHCCSSNGCCRSHPLKFFTIHGLWPQYSYGGWPSCCRPTTFDGNKISRLKTILEEYWPSLYCGSFSTCFGGKRPFWVHEWETHGTCGYPEIQDEYDYFSTALYLYSKYNVTKALKKAHIYPRGGRKYLVGHIVSAIEFSFGAMPSIVCKNGSVQELRLCFHKDYQPRDCLVEGENSVRRNHCPRYVTLPSYKPHAFGSSTEGISNQVNVEHQSYQ